CCGTAACGGATTATAACAATGCCGTAGAAATGTTCCCGTCTTCATACATCGCTTCAAGAAAACATCTTGGGAAAGAAGCTTTGATACGAATTCCTGAAAGTGAGTTGGGCGACATTCATATCAAGGAGATTTTCGGATAAATGATGAAAGAAGACCACTTGATTGACTTCAAGATTGTCGCTCAACAAATGAGAGGGCAACTAACCCACATAGCTATGTGGCGTAAGATTGTTAGGCTTCTCATTTATTCCGTTTACCCTTTGGCTCTGCTTTGGCTTGCATTCACTATATTCGGAAGGTATATCGTTGATGCGGGCAATTATGAAACCTCACAAATAACGGCAACGTATGTCGTCATATTCTTTGTCGCCTTTGTGGTCCTCAATACGCTGTTCTCTTTATGCCTAAATGTACTGAAGCAGAAAGAGGAAAAAGTAATGGGGCAAGTTATCAACCAGCTATTTCCGGATGCAAATTATTCTCCGACAAAAGAAGTAAAGGTGTCCGATATTCGGGCAAGCAGACTATTCGGAACCCCAAATAGGTCGGAGGGTACTCTGCAAGTGGCAAGTTACGGTGCATTGAGTTTCCCAACTCAGCATCAAGCATTGACAATAGCCGATATAGGAGTAACCGCAACAAATGAACAGAATACTAAACCATGGAGATCCTTTAGGCTCCTCTGTCGGGCGATTTTCAGTCCGATGTGGGGCGCACAAGTAGAGAGCACGATGTTCAGCTTTAGGGGAATGTTTGGTTACTGCCGTCTTCCAAGAACTTGCAGGGGATTTGTTATGCTGCTTCCCGACCATTTGGAGGATAAGTTGGGCTACTTCGCTCTGACGATACAAAAACTGAGGGAGAGACATAAAGCAAAGTTTGTTTATTTGGAAGACCCCGAGTTTGAACGTCTCTTTACCGTATATGCCGATGACGAGGTAGAAGCCCGTATGATTTTGACCCCGGCAATGATGAAGAAACTTACCGCTCTTCGTTGTTCCTTTACTCATGACTTGATGCTCTCCTTTAGCGGAGATACATTTTATTATGCCTCCAATATGCCAAAAGGATTTCTTCGCCTTAGCGGGAAAACATCTTTAAACGAAGACCTATTGCTTGAAATCTACCAAGAGATCGGGTTCTGTCTTTCTGTAGAAGAAATGATGGGGAAGCATGTGGATAAGTAGGAAATATGATATAATAGACTTATGTTTAACTTCA
The sequence above is a segment of the Porphyromonas vaginalis genome. Coding sequences within it:
- a CDS encoding DUF3137 domain-containing protein, translating into MMKEDHLIDFKIVAQQMRGQLTHIAMWRKIVRLLIYSVYPLALLWLAFTIFGRYIVDAGNYETSQITATYVVIFFVAFVVLNTLFSLCLNVLKQKEEKVMGQVINQLFPDANYSPTKEVKVSDIRASRLFGTPNRSEGTLQVASYGALSFPTQHQALTIADIGVTATNEQNTKPWRSFRLLCRAIFSPMWGAQVESTMFSFRGMFGYCRLPRTCRGFVMLLPDHLEDKLGYFALTIQKLRERHKAKFVYLEDPEFERLFTVYADDEVEARMILTPAMMKKLTALRCSFTHDLMLSFSGDTFYYASNMPKGFLRLSGKTSLNEDLLLEIYQEIGFCLSVEEMMGKHVDK